One region of Hemiscyllium ocellatum isolate sHemOce1 chromosome 32, sHemOce1.pat.X.cur, whole genome shotgun sequence genomic DNA includes:
- the selenow2a gene encoding selenoprotein W, 2a, with translation MAMKVHVEYCGGUGYGNRYKELSSNIKEKFPDAEVSGDVGRKGSFEIEINGKLIFSKLETSGFPYIDDVLNAVQKASDGEEVQKIVKSQAPCVIL, from the exons TGGTGGATGAGGATATGGCAACCGCTATAAGGAACTCTCCAGTAACATCAAGGAGAAGTTTCCTGATGCGGAGGTCTCTGGAGACGTTGGGAGGAAAG GCAGCTTTGAGATTGAAATCAATGGGAAGCTGATCTTTTCCAAGCTAGAGACCAGTGGCTTTCCTTACATTGATGAT GTCCTCAATGCAGTCCAGAAAGCCAGCGATGGAGAAGAAGTACAGAAAATTGTCAAGAGTCAGGCTCCTTGTGTCATCCTGTAG